From Echinicola soli, a single genomic window includes:
- a CDS encoding HesA/MoeB/ThiF family protein: MNEIRYQKQIRLKSFGKKSQEKLAASSVLIIGAGGLGTPVAQYLNGVGVGTLAIMDQDTVAESNLARQTLFTPDDVGKHKTDVLIQHLRRQNPSTRFINIREFLTPENALQELADYDLIVDASDNFGTRYLVNDACVILDKPFIYGALHDFEGQVSVMNYQNGPTYRCLFPEAGDTSAVLNCDENGVLGILPALIGTYQALEAVKVLTGIGEPLSGKLLIIDTLAQTHLKVGLSTVPENQSITTLNSSYGQPMCSTDTAVTSLTCEEFWTKRETDRQSQVIDVRNEGEFDSGHLENALNIPLAQLTERHQEINEKAPVILICQSGMRSLQAAQLLQSLHPEQIIYNLEGGMNALEAEGWE, translated from the coding sequence ATGAACGAAATACGCTATCAGAAGCAAATCCGGCTAAAAAGTTTTGGAAAGAAATCCCAAGAAAAACTCGCCGCATCCAGTGTGCTGATCATCGGTGCAGGCGGACTGGGAACTCCCGTGGCCCAATACCTCAACGGGGTCGGCGTGGGAACGCTAGCCATCATGGATCAAGACACTGTGGCCGAAAGTAACCTGGCACGGCAAACACTGTTCACCCCTGATGATGTGGGCAAACACAAAACCGATGTGCTTATACAGCACTTACGGAGACAGAATCCATCTACACGCTTTATCAATATCCGTGAATTTTTGACACCCGAAAATGCTTTGCAGGAATTGGCTGACTATGATTTGATCGTAGATGCGTCAGACAATTTTGGCACGCGCTATTTAGTAAACGACGCCTGTGTCATCCTAGACAAACCATTCATTTATGGTGCCCTACACGATTTTGAAGGCCAGGTAAGTGTCATGAATTATCAAAATGGCCCGACTTATCGTTGTTTGTTTCCGGAGGCAGGAGATACTTCGGCCGTTTTGAATTGTGATGAAAATGGTGTTCTGGGCATCCTTCCTGCCCTTATTGGCACCTACCAGGCATTGGAAGCCGTCAAGGTTTTGACTGGAATCGGAGAACCGCTGAGCGGTAAATTACTGATCATAGATACCTTGGCCCAAACTCACCTTAAAGTCGGGTTGTCCACGGTTCCCGAAAACCAATCCATCACAACACTCAACAGCAGCTATGGTCAGCCCATGTGCAGCACCGATACAGCTGTTACCAGCTTAACCTGCGAGGAGTTTTGGACAAAACGGGAAACGGACAGGCAGTCACAAGTCATCGACGTGAGGAATGAAGGGGAATTTGATAGTGGCCACCTTGAAAATGCACTGAACATCCCATTGGCCCAGCTAACAGAAAGGCACCAAGAAATCAACGAAAAGGCGCCCGTTATTTTGATCTGTCAATCCGGCATGAGAAGTCTTCAAGCCGCTCAATTGCTCCAATCACTGCACCCTGAACAAATCATTTACAACTTAGAAGGAGGCATGAATGCTTTAGAAGCTGAAGGCTGGGAATAA